The following are encoded together in the Piscinibacter lacus genome:
- a CDS encoding NUDIX hydrolase has translation MNAAVPARWSPNVTVAAVIEDGGRFLLVEEHTPEGLRLNNPAGHLDPGESLHEAVVREVLEETARVFTPTALLPVCLARFQRPARQQDVTYLRFSFVGRVGEADPARALDTGIVRTLWMTIDELRACPERHRSPMVQQSIEAHLAGRHLPLDAVWADASLYMAPLPPAGEGLSA, from the coding sequence ATGAACGCCGCTGTCCCCGCCCGCTGGAGCCCCAATGTCACCGTCGCTGCCGTCATCGAGGACGGCGGCCGCTTCCTGCTGGTCGAGGAGCACACCCCCGAGGGCCTGCGCCTGAACAACCCCGCCGGCCACCTGGACCCGGGCGAGTCGCTGCATGAAGCCGTCGTCCGCGAGGTGCTGGAGGAGACCGCCCGCGTCTTCACGCCCACCGCGCTGCTGCCGGTCTGCCTGGCGCGTTTCCAGCGCCCGGCGCGGCAGCAGGATGTGACCTATCTGCGCTTCTCCTTCGTCGGCCGGGTCGGCGAGGCCGACCCGGCGCGCGCGCTCGACACCGGCATCGTCCGCACCCTGTGGATGACGATCGACGAGCTGCGCGCCTGCCCCGAGCGCCACCGCAGCCCCATGGTGCAGCAGAGCATCGAGGCCCACCTGGCCGGCCGCCACCTGCCGCTGGACGCTGTCTGGGCCGATGCCAGCCTCTACATGGCGCCGCTGCCACCGGCCGGCGAGGGGCTCAGCGCATGA
- the panD gene encoding aspartate 1-decarboxylase, whose protein sequence is MQRLMLRAKLHRATVTEADLHYEGSCGIDSELLAAADMREFEQIELYNIHNGERFSTYIIPAPAGSGVISLNGAAARKAQVGDLLIICTYAPMSEDEVAGHKPKVVLLDAGNRIGQIRKF, encoded by the coding sequence ATGCAACGCCTGATGCTGCGCGCCAAGCTGCACCGCGCCACCGTGACGGAGGCCGACCTCCATTACGAGGGCTCCTGCGGCATCGACAGCGAGCTGCTGGCCGCGGCCGACATGCGCGAGTTCGAGCAGATCGAGCTCTACAACATCCACAACGGCGAGCGCTTCTCGACCTACATCATTCCCGCGCCGGCCGGCTCGGGCGTGATCTCGCTCAACGGTGCGGCGGCCCGCAAGGCCCAGGTCGGTGATCTGCTGATCATCTGCACCTACGCACCGATGAGCGAGGACGAGGTCGCGGGCCACAAGCCCAAAGTTGTGCTGCTCGATGCGGGCAACCGCATCGGCCAGATCCGCAAGTTCTGA
- the mnmA gene encoding tRNA 2-thiouridine(34) synthase MnmA, producing the protein MSPAGSKRRIVVGLSGGVDSAVSAWLLKQQGHEVVGLFMKNWEDDDDSEHCTSRQDWLDAASVADVIGIDIEHVNFAADYKDRVFADFLREYAAGRTPNPDVLCNAEIKFKAFLDHALALGAETIATGHYARVRRNPASGRHELLKGLDPLKDQSYFLHRLNQAQLARTLFPVGELPKTEVRRLAAEIGLPNAKKKDSTGICFIGERPFRDFLNRYLANQPGPIVDDRGRRLGEHVGLSFYTLGQRKGIGIGGVKEKGAPRGGGDHEAWFVARKDLARNTLLIVQGHTHPWLQQHSLQADAPSWVAGEPPPAGARLAAKTRYRQADAACHFQPATLPAAGERPAREGFALDFPEAQWAVTPGQSAVLYDGEVCLGGGFIDAAA; encoded by the coding sequence ATGAGCCCGGCGGGTTCTAAGCGCCGTATCGTCGTCGGCCTTTCAGGTGGTGTCGATTCCGCCGTCAGCGCCTGGCTGCTCAAGCAGCAGGGCCATGAGGTCGTCGGCCTGTTCATGAAGAACTGGGAGGACGACGACGATTCCGAGCACTGCACCTCACGCCAGGACTGGCTGGACGCAGCCAGCGTGGCCGACGTGATCGGCATCGACATCGAGCATGTGAACTTCGCGGCCGACTACAAGGACCGCGTCTTCGCCGACTTCCTGCGCGAGTACGCCGCCGGCCGCACGCCCAATCCCGACGTGCTCTGCAATGCCGAGATCAAGTTCAAGGCCTTCCTCGACCATGCCCTGGCCCTGGGCGCCGAGACCATTGCCACGGGTCACTATGCCCGCGTGCGCCGCAACCCGGCCAGCGGCCGTCATGAGCTGCTGAAGGGCCTGGACCCGCTCAAGGACCAGAGCTACTTCCTGCACCGCCTGAACCAGGCCCAGCTCGCACGCACCCTCTTTCCGGTCGGCGAGCTGCCCAAGACCGAGGTGCGCCGCCTCGCCGCCGAGATCGGCCTGCCCAACGCGAAGAAGAAGGACTCGACCGGCATCTGCTTCATCGGCGAGCGGCCCTTCCGCGACTTCCTCAACCGCTACCTGGCCAACCAGCCCGGCCCCATCGTCGACGACCGCGGCCGCCGCCTGGGCGAGCATGTCGGCCTGAGCTTCTACACCCTGGGCCAGCGCAAGGGCATCGGCATCGGCGGCGTCAAGGAGAAGGGCGCGCCGCGCGGCGGCGGTGACCATGAAGCCTGGTTCGTCGCCCGCAAGGACCTGGCGCGCAACACCCTGCTCATCGTGCAAGGCCACACCCACCCCTGGTTGCAGCAGCACAGCTTGCAGGCCGACGCGCCGAGCTGGGTGGCCGGCGAGCCGCCGCCAGCCGGCGCCCGCCTGGCCGCCAAGACCCGCTACCGCCAAGCCGACGCCGCCTGCCACTTTCAGCCGGCCACCCTGCCCGCGGCCGGCGAGCGCCCGGCCCGCGAGGGCTTTGCCCTCGACTTCCCCGAAGCCCAGTGGGCCGTCACGCCCGGCCAGTCGGCTGTGCTGTATGACGGCGAGGTCTGCCTGGGCGGGGGCTTCATCGACGCGGCGGCCTGA
- a CDS encoding ABC transporter ATP-binding protein, with product MIELDGMQVRFGRFMAVESLSLSVPAGELFGFLGPNGAGKTTTMRVLSGALRASAGRVRVAGCELPRELARLKPRMACVPDVDTHYEDLSARENLRLFARLYGVDPRAVDTWLARVELSEAADLKVRSYSRGMKKKLLIARELMHAPQIIFLDEPTAHLDRHSVSRVHALLREQVAEGRTVFLTTHDMDEVEALCDRVALIAHGRLLACDTPARLIARHAQRWCEVQYESEGRSQRLSLRMDDDAEREQLASLLRTHPHLRMHTREPAFEEVFRSLTAAATAARGVPA from the coding sequence ATGATCGAACTGGATGGAATGCAGGTGCGCTTCGGCCGCTTCATGGCGGTCGAGTCGCTGAGCCTGAGCGTGCCCGCGGGCGAGCTCTTCGGCTTCCTCGGCCCGAACGGCGCCGGCAAGACGACGACGATGCGCGTGCTCAGCGGCGCGCTGCGCGCCAGCGCCGGCCGGGTGCGGGTGGCCGGCTGCGAGCTGCCGCGCGAGCTGGCCCGGCTCAAGCCGCGCATGGCCTGCGTGCCCGATGTGGACACGCACTACGAGGACCTCAGCGCGCGCGAGAACCTGCGGCTCTTCGCCCGGCTCTACGGCGTCGACCCGCGCGCGGTGGACACCTGGCTGGCGCGGGTCGAGCTGAGCGAGGCCGCCGACCTCAAGGTGCGCAGCTACTCGCGCGGCATGAAGAAGAAGCTGCTGATCGCGCGCGAGCTGATGCATGCACCGCAAATCATCTTCCTCGACGAGCCCACCGCCCACCTCGACCGCCACTCCGTCAGCCGCGTGCATGCCCTGCTGCGCGAGCAGGTGGCCGAAGGCCGCACCGTCTTCCTGACCACCCACGACATGGACGAGGTCGAGGCCCTGTGCGACCGGGTGGCCCTGATCGCCCACGGCCGCCTGCTGGCCTGCGACACGCCGGCCCGGCTGATCGCCCGCCATGCGCAGCGCTGGTGCGAGGTGCAGTACGAAAGCGAGGGCCGCAGCCAGCGCCTGAGCCTGCGCATGGACGACGATGCCGAGCGCGAGCAGCTCGCCAGCCTGCTGCGCACGCATCCGCACCTGCGCATGCACACCCGCGAGCCGGCCTTCGAGGAGGTCTTCCGCAGCCTGACGGCCGCTGCCACCGCCGCGCGCGGGGTGCCGGCATGA
- a CDS encoding ABC transporter permease has product MSAGLPPPRPPGALGALAVLLGKELLRLRRNPAALMAVGLLVLMSVLVSLETRSGQAQQRAEARSARLPCWIVHPPGDAFAAYLQRHAGPRLPVEFVARDQPQASAYPRGLPCAAEIGPVQDRQAQGLKPLRRIVFRHGEDRARSEQLARWVLSGLAAQALDANVEQGLQPFPAGHALPPPGGLAKLDLGSGQTRALVGTMLLYSAQFFVACALFISFAAHERERGIAQAVALSPVGPGLTLLAKFIFHLGLAAAACALMLAVLAPRLLGSGLLWGMLLLMGLGLSAVATLVVSFSRSQTAASLVGFCYLMTVGAVFALSGSFPAFQGLRLLMFEHHALQGLNALLSPRGPETALRVIEGLLGLGLTVPPLLLAAALAWSRRGWRQA; this is encoded by the coding sequence ATGAGCGCCGGCCTGCCGCCGCCGCGCCCGCCCGGCGCCCTGGGCGCGCTTGCCGTGCTGCTTGGCAAGGAGCTGCTGCGCCTGCGCCGCAACCCGGCCGCGCTGATGGCCGTGGGCCTGCTGGTGCTGATGAGCGTGCTGGTCAGCCTGGAGACGCGCAGCGGCCAGGCCCAGCAGCGCGCCGAGGCACGCTCGGCCCGGCTGCCCTGCTGGATCGTGCATCCGCCGGGCGATGCCTTCGCCGCCTACCTGCAACGCCATGCCGGGCCGCGGCTGCCGGTGGAATTCGTCGCGCGCGATCAGCCGCAGGCCAGCGCCTACCCGCGCGGCCTGCCCTGCGCAGCCGAGATCGGCCCGGTGCAGGACCGCCAGGCCCAGGGCCTGAAGCCGCTGCGCCGCATCGTCTTCCGCCATGGCGAGGACCGCGCGCGCAGCGAGCAGCTTGCGCGCTGGGTGCTGTCGGGCCTGGCCGCCCAGGCCCTGGACGCGAATGTCGAGCAGGGCCTGCAACCCTTCCCCGCCGGCCATGCCCTGCCGCCGCCGGGCGGCCTGGCCAAGCTGGACCTGGGCAGCGGCCAGACCCGGGCCCTGGTCGGCACCATGCTGCTGTACTCGGCGCAGTTCTTCGTCGCCTGCGCGCTCTTCATCTCCTTTGCCGCGCACGAGCGCGAACGCGGCATCGCCCAGGCCGTGGCCTTGAGCCCGGTCGGCCCCGGCCTGACCCTGCTGGCCAAGTTCATCTTTCACCTGGGCCTGGCCGCGGCGGCCTGTGCGCTGATGCTGGCGGTGCTGGCGCCGCGCCTGCTGGGCAGCGGGCTGCTCTGGGGCATGTTGCTGCTGATGGGCCTGGGCCTGAGCGCGGTGGCCACCCTGGTGGTCAGCTTCAGCCGCAGCCAGACGGCGGCCAGCCTGGTCGGCTTCTGCTACCTGATGACGGTGGGCGCGGTCTTCGCGCTCTCGGGCAGCTTCCCGGCCTTCCAGGGCCTGCGCCTGCTGATGTTCGAGCACCATGCCCTGCAGGGCCTCAATGCCCTGCTCAGCCCGCGCGGGCCGGAGACCGCGCTGCGCGTGATCGAGGGCCTGCTCGGCCTGGGCCTGACGGTGCCGCCGCTGCTGCTGGCCGCGGCCCTGGCCTGGAGCCGGCGCGGCTGGCGCCAGGCCTGA
- a CDS encoding NAD(P) transhydrogenase subunit alpha, translating to MDAVSPTLLNLVIFVLAIYVGYHVVWTVTPALHTPLMAVTNAISAIVIVGAMLAAALTETVLGQTMGVLAVALAAVNVFGGFLVTRRMLEMFKKKERPAKAAEGKH from the coding sequence ATGGACGCCGTCAGTCCGACCCTGCTCAACCTCGTCATCTTCGTGCTGGCCATCTACGTGGGCTACCACGTGGTCTGGACCGTCACACCCGCCCTGCACACGCCGCTGATGGCGGTGACCAATGCCATCTCGGCCATCGTCATCGTCGGTGCCATGCTGGCTGCGGCCCTCACCGAGACCGTGCTCGGCCAGACCATGGGCGTGCTCGCCGTGGCGCTGGCGGCGGTGAATGTCTTCGGCGGCTTCCTCGTGACCCGCCGCATGCTGGAAATGTTCAAGAAGAAAGAGCGTCCCGCCAAGGCCGCCGAAGGGAAGCACTGA
- a CDS encoding NAD(P)(+) transhydrogenase (Re/Si-specific) subunit beta translates to MSLNLVVFLYLVASVCFIQALKGLSHPTTSIRGNAFGMAGMTIAVLTTAALILQQLGQQPDSAAGGLPYVLAALVVGGGAGAVMAKRVEMTKMPELVAFMHSMIGLAAVFIAVAAVAEPWAFGIAAKGVAIPFGNKLELFLGAAIGAITFSGSVIAFGKLSGKYKFRLFQGAPVTFGGQHMLNLGLGLAMLGLGVGFAVTESWPMFFVMLAIAFVLGVLIIIPIGGADMPVVVSMLNSYSGWAAAGIGFSLNNSMLIIAGSLVGSSGAILSYIMCKAMNRSFFNVILGGFGGDATAAAGGAQQQRSVKSGSADDAAFIMGNAETVIIVPGYGLAVARAQHAVKELAHKLVAKGVTVKYAIHPVAGRMPGHMNVLLAEAEVPYDQVFEMEDINGEFGQADVAIILGANDVVNPAALTKGSPIYGMPILEAYKAKTVIVNKRSMAAGYAGLDNELFYMDKTMMVFGDAKKVVEEMVKAVE, encoded by the coding sequence ATGAGCCTGAACCTCGTCGTTTTCCTCTACCTGGTCGCCTCGGTCTGCTTCATCCAGGCCCTCAAGGGCCTGTCGCACCCGACGACCTCGATCCGCGGCAATGCCTTCGGCATGGCCGGCATGACGATCGCCGTGCTCACCACGGCCGCGCTGATCTTGCAGCAGCTCGGCCAGCAACCCGACAGCGCGGCCGGCGGCCTGCCCTATGTGCTGGCGGCCCTGGTCGTCGGCGGCGGCGCCGGCGCGGTGATGGCCAAGCGCGTCGAGATGACCAAGATGCCCGAGCTGGTGGCCTTCATGCACAGCATGATCGGCCTGGCCGCGGTCTTCATCGCCGTGGCCGCCGTGGCCGAGCCCTGGGCCTTCGGCATCGCCGCCAAGGGCGTGGCGATTCCCTTCGGCAACAAGCTGGAGCTCTTCCTGGGTGCGGCCATCGGTGCCATCACCTTCAGCGGCTCGGTCATCGCCTTCGGCAAGCTCAGCGGCAAGTACAAGTTCCGCCTCTTCCAGGGCGCGCCGGTCACCTTCGGCGGCCAGCACATGCTCAACCTGGGGCTGGGCCTGGCGATGCTGGGCCTGGGCGTGGGCTTTGCGGTGACGGAAAGCTGGCCGATGTTCTTCGTCATGCTGGCGATCGCCTTCGTGCTGGGCGTGCTGATCATCATCCCGATCGGCGGGGCCGACATGCCGGTGGTGGTGTCCATGCTCAACAGCTATTCGGGCTGGGCGGCGGCGGGCATCGGCTTCTCGCTGAACAACTCCATGCTGATCATTGCCGGTTCGCTGGTGGGCAGCTCGGGCGCGATCCTGAGCTACATCATGTGCAAGGCGATGAACCGGTCGTTCTTCAACGTGATCCTGGGCGGCTTCGGCGGGGATGCCACGGCAGCCGCCGGCGGCGCCCAGCAGCAGCGCAGCGTCAAGAGCGGCAGCGCCGACGACGCGGCCTTCATCATGGGCAATGCCGAGACGGTCATCATCGTCCCCGGCTACGGCCTGGCGGTGGCACGCGCCCAGCATGCGGTGAAGGAGCTGGCGCACAAGCTGGTGGCCAAGGGCGTGACGGTGAAGTACGCCATCCACCCGGTCGCCGGGCGGATGCCGGGTCACATGAACGTGCTGCTGGCCGAGGCCGAGGTGCCCTACGACCAGGTCTTCGAGATGGAAGACATCAACGGCGAGTTCGGCCAGGCCGATGTGGCCATCATCCTGGGCGCCAACGACGTGGTGAACCCCGCGGCCCTGACCAAGGGCAGCCCGATCTACGGCATGCCCATCCTGGAGGCCTACAAGGCCAAGACGGTGATCGTGAACAAGCGCTCCATGGCCGCCGGCTATGCGGGCCTGGACAACGAGCTGTTCTACATGGACAAGACCATGATGGTCTTCGGCGATGCCAAGAAGGTCGTCGAGGAGATGGTCAAGGCGGTGGAGTGA
- a CDS encoding Re/Si-specific NAD(P)(+) transhydrogenase subunit alpha: protein MLIGVPAETSAGETRVAVTPETAKKLIAQGHRIRLQSGAGVAASATDAAYAAVGVEISDAAGALGAELVLKVRSPSAEELPLMQSGAALVGMLDPFHKPGLQALTDAKLTAFALEAAPRTTRAQSMDVLSSQANIAGYKAVMMAVDQYQRLFPMLMTAAGTIKAARVVILGVGVAGLQAIATAKRLGAVIEASDVRPSVKEQVESLGAKFIDVPYETAEEKEAAEGVGGYARPMPQSWLDRQKAEVAKRVAQADVVISTALIPGRAAPTLITAEMVQSMKPGSVIVDLAAGRGADGVGGNCPLTEAGQTVVKHGVTLIGETNLPARVAADSSALYARNVLDFLKLVLSKDASALTVDLEDDIVKACLMCRDGQLLRN, encoded by the coding sequence ATGCTGATCGGAGTGCCCGCGGAAACGTCCGCAGGCGAAACCCGGGTTGCCGTCACCCCCGAGACGGCCAAGAAGCTCATTGCCCAGGGTCACCGCATCCGGCTGCAGTCCGGCGCGGGCGTGGCCGCCAGCGCCACCGATGCAGCCTATGCCGCCGTCGGCGTGGAGATCAGCGATGCCGCCGGTGCGCTCGGCGCCGAACTCGTGCTCAAGGTCCGCTCGCCCTCGGCGGAGGAACTGCCGCTGATGCAGTCCGGCGCCGCGCTGGTGGGCATGCTCGATCCCTTCCACAAGCCTGGCCTGCAGGCGCTCACCGACGCCAAGCTCACCGCCTTCGCGCTGGAAGCCGCCCCGCGCACCACCCGCGCGCAGAGCATGGACGTGCTGTCCTCCCAGGCCAACATCGCCGGCTACAAGGCCGTGATGATGGCGGTTGACCAGTACCAGCGACTCTTCCCCATGCTGATGACGGCGGCCGGCACCATCAAGGCCGCGCGCGTCGTGATCCTGGGCGTGGGCGTGGCGGGCCTGCAAGCCATTGCCACGGCCAAGCGCTTGGGCGCGGTGATCGAGGCCTCGGACGTGCGGCCCTCCGTCAAGGAGCAGGTCGAGTCGCTGGGCGCGAAGTTCATCGACGTGCCCTACGAGACGGCCGAGGAGAAGGAAGCCGCCGAGGGCGTGGGCGGCTATGCGCGCCCCATGCCGCAGAGCTGGCTGGACCGCCAGAAGGCCGAGGTCGCCAAGCGCGTGGCCCAGGCCGATGTGGTGATCTCCACCGCGCTGATCCCGGGCCGCGCCGCGCCGACGCTGATCACCGCCGAGATGGTGCAGAGCATGAAGCCGGGCTCGGTGATCGTCGACCTGGCCGCAGGCCGTGGCGCCGACGGCGTGGGCGGCAACTGCCCGCTGACCGAGGCCGGGCAGACGGTGGTCAAGCACGGCGTGACGCTGATCGGCGAGACCAATCTGCCGGCCCGCGTGGCGGCCGACAGCTCGGCCCTCTATGCGCGCAATGTGCTGGACTTCCTGAAGCTCGTGCTGTCCAAGGACGCCAGCGCGCTGACGGTGGACCTGGAGGACGACATCGTCAAGGCCTGCCTGATGTGCCGCGACGGGCAACTGCTGCGCAACTGA
- the egtB gene encoding ergothioneine biosynthesis protein EgtB: MNASTESALLLATERRARYAAVRAHSEALAEPLSAEDQCIQSMPDASPTKWHLAHTSWFFETLLLKPHAPGYRTPHPAYASLFNSYYEQLGPRHPRPQRGLITRPDLAEVRAYRAHVDAAMDALLAGPLDAERAFLVELGLHHEQQHQELLQTDILHALSMNPLRPAALPQAPRAAAAGQPFAWIEQAGGEAWIGHAGPGFAYDNESPRHPLRLQPYRLGNRLVTQGEYQAFIAEGGYRRPAFWLSDGWATVQAQGWTAPAYWLPEGADGQPEGIYTLRGVEPFRPEAPVLHLSFYEAAAYAEWAGARLPTEAEWEAAATGPQAAALHQLHGVAWQWTRSSYDPYPGYRPWAGAVGEYNGKFMVSQLVLRGSSLATPPGHARDSYRNFFPPAARWQFSGLRLAQDA; this comes from the coding sequence ATGAACGCCAGCACCGAATCGGCCCTGCTTCTCGCCACCGAGCGCCGGGCGCGCTATGCCGCCGTCCGAGCCCACAGCGAGGCCCTGGCCGAGCCGCTTTCGGCCGAGGACCAGTGCATCCAGTCCATGCCGGATGCCAGCCCGACCAAATGGCATCTGGCCCACACGAGCTGGTTCTTCGAGACCCTGCTGCTCAAGCCCCATGCGCCTGGCTACCGCACGCCCCACCCGGCCTATGCCAGCCTGTTCAATTCCTACTACGAGCAGCTCGGCCCGCGCCACCCGCGGCCGCAGCGCGGCCTGATCACCCGGCCCGACCTGGCCGAGGTGCGCGCCTACCGCGCGCATGTCGATGCCGCCATGGATGCGCTGCTGGCCGGGCCGCTGGATGCGGAACGCGCCTTCCTCGTCGAACTGGGCCTGCACCACGAGCAGCAGCATCAGGAGCTGCTGCAGACCGACATCCTGCATGCCCTGTCGATGAACCCGCTGCGGCCGGCCGCCCTGCCGCAGGCGCCGCGCGCCGCCGCGGCCGGGCAGCCCTTTGCGTGGATCGAGCAAGCCGGCGGCGAGGCCTGGATCGGCCATGCCGGCCCCGGCTTCGCCTACGACAACGAAAGCCCGCGCCATCCGCTGCGGCTTCAGCCCTACCGCCTGGGCAACCGCCTGGTCACCCAGGGCGAGTACCAGGCCTTCATCGCCGAGGGCGGCTACCGCCGGCCGGCTTTCTGGCTCAGCGACGGCTGGGCCACCGTGCAGGCCCAGGGCTGGACCGCGCCGGCCTACTGGCTGCCCGAGGGCGCCGACGGCCAGCCCGAAGGCATCTACACCCTGCGCGGCGTCGAGCCCTTCCGGCCCGAAGCCCCGGTGCTGCACCTGAGCTTCTACGAGGCCGCCGCCTATGCCGAATGGGCCGGCGCCCGCCTGCCGACCGAGGCCGAGTGGGAAGCCGCCGCCACCGGCCCGCAGGCCGCCGCACTGCACCAACTGCATGGCGTGGCCTGGCAGTGGACCCGATCCAGCTACGACCCCTACCCCGGCTACCGCCCCTGGGCCGGCGCGGTCGGCGAATACAACGGCAAGTTCATGGTCAGCCAGCTTGTGCTGCGCGGCAGCAGCCTGGCCACCCCGCCCGGCCATGCGCGCGACAGCTACCGCAACTTCTTCCCGCCGGCCGCGCGCTGGCAGTTCAGCGGGCTGCGGCTGGCGCAGGACGCCTGA